In Staphylococcus lloydii, the following proteins share a genomic window:
- a CDS encoding Na+/H+ antiporter subunit E — protein MAIQILVNLILAILWFFLTGSYTFNNFILGYIFGLILVILVRSIFPGRLYIVTLYKIVKLLIVFFIELIKANLDVIKIVTKRKITNEPAFFTYNTDLKTDWQIVLLSTLITLTPGTIVLGISDDRTKIFVHSIDFSTTEEETEGIKSSLEKVVREVGETT, from the coding sequence ATGGCCATTCAAATATTAGTAAACTTAATATTAGCCATTCTATGGTTCTTCTTAACAGGTAGTTATACCTTTAATAATTTTATTTTAGGTTATATATTTGGGCTTATTCTCGTAATACTGGTACGTAGTATTTTCCCTGGCAGGCTGTACATCGTAACGCTATATAAAATCGTTAAATTGTTAATCGTGTTCTTTATAGAACTTATCAAAGCCAATCTTGATGTTATCAAAATTGTAACAAAGCGAAAGATTACGAATGAACCCGCATTTTTCACTTATAACACTGATTTAAAAACAGATTGGCAAATCGTACTCTTATCAACACTAATCACTTTAACTCCGGGGACTATTGTCTTAGGCATAAGTGATGATCGCACAAAGATTTTCGTCCACAGTATTGATTTCAGTACTACAGAAGAAGAAACCGAAGGCATAAAATCATCACTTGAAAAAGTGGTAAGAGAGGTAGGCGAAACGACATGA
- a CDS encoding Na(+)/H(+) antiporter subunit F1: MNYSIIIIIALVIVSLSMLAMLIRVIKGPSLADRVVALDAMGIQLMAIIALFSIFLGTTYMIVAILLIGIIAFLGTAVFAKYMDKGKVIENDNDDNH; this comes from the coding sequence ATGAATTATTCAATCATTATAATTATCGCGCTTGTTATTGTGTCGTTATCAATGTTAGCAATGCTTATTCGTGTAATTAAAGGTCCTTCTCTCGCTGATAGAGTCGTCGCATTAGATGCTATGGGTATTCAATTAATGGCTATCATCGCATTATTCAGTATTTTTCTAGGTACAACTTATATGATAGTAGCTATTTTATTAATAGGTATTATTGCCTTTTTAGGGACGGCAGTATTCGCCAAATATATGGATAAAGGAAAGGTGATTGAAAATGACAACGACGATAATCATTAG
- a CDS encoding Na+/H+ antiporter subunit G1, which translates to MTTTIIISISLILVILGALISALAAIGILRLEDVYSRAHAAGKAATLGSILLLAGVFLFFIGKEGFANMQLIIGILFILITGPLSSHLIIKAAYNLETPSSKRLKQDDISETLKDKKI; encoded by the coding sequence ATGACAACGACGATAATCATTAGTATTTCCCTTATTCTCGTAATCTTAGGCGCATTAATCAGTGCCCTAGCAGCCATTGGTATATTACGCTTAGAAGATGTATACTCAAGAGCTCATGCAGCCGGCAAGGCAGCAACGTTAGGGTCCATTTTACTATTAGCTGGTGTGTTTTTATTCTTTATCGGTAAAGAAGGCTTTGCAAATATGCAGTTAATTATAGGTATCCTATTCATATTAATTACTGGTCCTTTATCCAGTCATTTAATTATTAAAGCAGCATATAATTTAGAAACACCATCTTCTAAACGACTCAAACAAGATGACATATCAGAAACTTTAAAAGATAAGAAAATATAA
- a CDS encoding FAD/NAD(P)-binding protein, producing the protein MKQWTIIGGGIHAVTIALKLRSMGLEQSQLTIIDPHDNLCEQFAERTSKISMPFLRSPCVHHVHPDPFHLKQFAKINHYTNCTLGKYQRPQTNMFMDHIHMLIHQFNLNLCHISASAIDISRIGNHWSILLSNDNSIKTDHVVIAFGSYHDKNIPPLFQQQPDVQHIFHDNTINFKGSSHVVGSGISAAHLVNKLLNQDERTVHLWLNKNLTIHDFDADPGWLGPKNMTYFESITDSHKRLSLLNKERHKGSMPRELYLKLKHYQEQGRLIMHHDKIRDVRHHHIITDAKKIYYDRIILATGFSNSIYQLPLIKKLILNYHAPMAKCGLPQLTDELAWLPNLYVSGALADLKLGPFARNIAGGREAAKRIANAFNAKSYAS; encoded by the coding sequence ATGAAGCAATGGACTATTATTGGAGGCGGCATTCATGCAGTTACTATCGCCCTCAAATTAAGATCAATGGGTCTAGAACAAAGTCAACTAACGATAATTGACCCACATGATAATTTATGTGAACAATTTGCCGAACGTACTAGTAAAATTAGCATGCCTTTCTTACGTTCACCCTGTGTACATCATGTACATCCAGATCCTTTTCATTTAAAGCAATTTGCCAAAATAAACCACTACACCAATTGTACTTTAGGAAAATATCAACGACCTCAAACAAATATGTTTATGGATCATATACATATGCTCATACACCAATTTAATTTAAATCTCTGTCATATATCAGCTTCTGCAATCGATATTTCACGTATTGGTAACCATTGGTCAATATTATTAAGTAATGATAATAGTATAAAAACCGACCATGTTGTGATTGCATTTGGTAGTTATCACGATAAAAATATACCTCCACTGTTTCAACAACAACCTGACGTACAACATATATTTCATGACAATACTATCAATTTCAAAGGTAGTTCTCATGTTGTCGGTAGTGGTATTTCAGCCGCTCATCTCGTTAATAAACTACTCAATCAAGATGAACGTACCGTCCACTTATGGCTAAATAAAAATCTCACAATTCATGATTTTGATGCAGATCCAGGCTGGTTAGGACCTAAAAATATGACTTACTTTGAATCTATTACTGATTCTCATAAACGCTTATCACTTCTTAATAAAGAACGTCATAAAGGCTCTATGCCAAGAGAATTATATTTAAAATTAAAACATTATCAAGAACAAGGACGATTGATTATGCATCATGATAAAATCAGAGATGTAAGACACCATCACATTATTACAGATGCTAAAAAAATATATTATGATCGTATCATATTAGCCACAGGATTTAGTAATAGCATATATCAACTGCCCCTTATAAAAAAATTAATTTTAAATTATCATGCTCCAATGGCTAAATGTGGGTTACCACAATTAACAGACGAATTAGCTTGGTTACCCAATTTGTATGTTAGTGGTGCATTAGCTGATTTAAAATTAGGGCCTTTTGCGCGTAATATTGCCGGCGGTAGAGAAGCAGCTAAACGCATAGCGAACGCATTTAATGCTAAATCCTATGCTAGTTAA
- a CDS encoding PaaI family thioesterase, giving the protein MSTMLDALEMKIEKQEHGLMVISMPVTDKVKQPFGYLHGGASLALGETACSMGAAYIIDTDHYIPLGLEMNANHIGSTVEGTIYATATIIHEGKTTQVWNIEIKDDTDRLICIMRGTMAIKERKN; this is encoded by the coding sequence ATGAGTACGATGTTAGATGCTTTAGAGATGAAGATTGAAAAGCAAGAACATGGATTAATGGTCATTTCTATGCCAGTAACCGATAAAGTGAAACAACCATTTGGTTATTTACATGGAGGTGCAAGCCTTGCTTTAGGAGAAACTGCATGTTCAATGGGAGCGGCTTATATTATAGACACTGATCATTATATACCTTTAGGTTTAGAAATGAATGCCAATCACATCGGTTCTACAGTAGAAGGTACAATCTATGCTACCGCAACAATTATTCATGAAGGTAAAACGACGCAAGTTTGGAATATCGAAATTAAAGACGATACGGACAGATTAATTTGTATCATGAGAGGTACAATGGCAATCAAAGAACGTAAAAACTAA
- a CDS encoding Na+/H+ antiporter family protein — MFNAVVIAVVVMIILCLCRLNVVISLFISALVGGLIAGMSVTDIVMVFGKNIVDGAEVALSYALLGGFAALISYSGITDYLVLKIIKAIRAENSKMSRVKVKVIIMIALLVLSIMSQNVIPVHIAFIPIVIPPLISLFNELNIDRRQIGLIIGFGLCFPYVLLPFGFGQIFHQIILKGFTKAHHPIEMSMIWKAMIIPSMGYIVGLIAGLIYYRKPRKYIDHKDESEMAEVTLKPYVIVITIIAILATFTVQTLTDSMIFGALAGVLIFFISGVYNWKDLDQKFVDGIQIMAYIGVVILTANGFAGVMNKTGDISQLVQSLSDITSGNKLFSIILMYIIGLIVTLGIGSSFATIPIIATLFIPLGESLGLSTMALIALIGTASALGDSGSPASDSTLGPTAGLNVDGQHDHVRDTCVPNFIFYNVPLIIFGTIAAMIL, encoded by the coding sequence GTGTTTAATGCAGTCGTAATAGCTGTCGTAGTAATGATTATTCTATGCCTGTGTAGATTAAATGTAGTTATTAGTTTATTCATTAGTGCGCTAGTAGGTGGCTTAATAGCCGGAATGAGTGTCACAGACATTGTGATGGTATTCGGTAAAAATATAGTAGATGGTGCAGAAGTTGCACTGAGTTATGCTTTATTAGGAGGTTTTGCCGCTTTAATATCTTATAGTGGTATCACGGATTACCTCGTATTAAAGATTATTAAAGCAATACGTGCCGAAAATTCAAAAATGTCACGTGTTAAAGTTAAAGTAATTATTATGATTGCATTATTAGTGTTAAGTATTATGAGTCAAAACGTAATACCAGTACACATTGCATTTATTCCAATCGTTATACCACCATTAATTAGTTTATTTAATGAATTAAATATAGATAGACGTCAAATTGGTTTGATAATAGGATTTGGGCTATGTTTCCCATACGTGTTACTTCCATTTGGATTTGGTCAAATTTTCCACCAAATTATTTTAAAAGGGTTTACGAAAGCACATCATCCGATAGAAATGAGTATGATTTGGAAAGCTATGATTATACCTTCAATGGGATATATTGTAGGTTTAATTGCTGGTCTAATTTATTATCGTAAGCCAAGAAAATATATCGATCATAAAGATGAAAGTGAAATGGCAGAAGTAACTTTAAAACCTTATGTGATCGTTATTACAATCATTGCTATTTTAGCGACATTTACAGTTCAAACGCTAACAGATTCCATGATATTCGGTGCCTTAGCAGGTGTCTTAATATTCTTTATTTCAGGAGTTTATAACTGGAAAGATTTAGATCAAAAATTTGTCGACGGTATTCAAATTATGGCCTACATAGGTGTCGTTATTTTAACAGCTAATGGTTTTGCCGGAGTTATGAATAAGACAGGTGATATTAGCCAATTAGTACAGAGTTTAAGTGATATTACTAGCGGTAACAAACTATTTAGCATTATTTTAATGTATATTATTGGTTTAATCGTAACGTTAGGTATTGGTTCTTCATTTGCAACTATACCAATTATCGCAACTTTATTTATTCCTTTAGGAGAATCTTTAGGTTTAAGTACAATGGCACTCATTGCATTAATTGGTACAGCGAGTGCACTTGGTGATTCAGGTTCGCCTGCAAGTGACTCTACTTTAGGACCAACAGCCGGTTTAAATGTCGATGGCCAACATGATCATGTACGTGATACTTGTGTGCCTAACTTTATATTCTATAACGTACCTTTAATCATTTTCGGTACAATAGCGGCTATGATATTATAA
- a CDS encoding M17 family metallopeptidase — MNIRFNTKDMEIEQTLIVGVAGHLNQLTQSIEVDGVDITDELSQLKHDHIIGSQVGKIYQTQLQINDKKYRLVTIGLANLKQLTSADIATVFGNLFQFLKAENVTVASLLFDSFEAKTLPAKRIAELLGQQSFRSIYEFDNYKTTKKSPYELVINLHSENQRIIESVQQGQAIGQAINIARDYSNMPPNILTPSYYEELLSEHFNDTEVHLDVKNEAQLQNEGFGLVHAVSKGSSNPARVFTLTYNGAANDEAPIALVGKGITYDSGGYSIKPKLGMQTMKYDMCGSANVIGMIEAARLLKLKINIVGVIVASENMINGEAMKPDDVFTALSGETVEVLNTDAEGRLVLGDAVFYANQFKPQVILDFATLTGAAVAALGEDKAAVFKNNDKAPLATILEHANEADEMVFELPMTSTEQRLIRQTDVADLVNHTNGHGKALFAATFISHFAGDTPHLHFDIAGPATTNKASYNGPKGPTGYMIPTIVQWLRTL, encoded by the coding sequence ATGAATATTCGATTTAACACAAAGGACATGGAGATTGAACAAACACTCATCGTTGGTGTGGCAGGACATTTAAATCAATTGACGCAATCTATTGAGGTAGATGGTGTAGACATTACCGATGAATTATCACAGTTGAAACATGATCACATCATTGGGAGTCAAGTAGGTAAAATATATCAAACACAACTACAAATTAATGATAAGAAATATAGACTTGTAACAATTGGATTAGCTAATTTAAAACAATTAACGTCTGCTGATATTGCAACAGTATTTGGCAATCTATTTCAATTTTTAAAAGCTGAAAATGTGACAGTAGCATCATTGTTATTTGACAGCTTTGAAGCAAAAACGTTGCCAGCAAAGAGAATAGCAGAATTATTAGGACAACAAAGTTTCCGTTCAATTTATGAATTTGATAATTATAAAACGACTAAAAAATCACCGTATGAATTAGTTATTAATTTACATAGTGAAAACCAACGCATCATAGAATCAGTACAACAAGGTCAAGCGATAGGACAGGCGATAAATATAGCAAGAGATTATAGTAACATGCCGCCAAATATATTGACGCCTAGTTATTATGAAGAACTATTATCCGAACATTTTAACGATACTGAAGTACACTTGGATGTTAAAAACGAAGCGCAATTACAAAATGAAGGTTTTGGATTAGTGCATGCAGTAAGTAAAGGGTCTAGTAATCCTGCACGCGTATTTACACTTACTTATAATGGGGCGGCAAATGATGAGGCGCCTATTGCATTAGTAGGTAAAGGCATCACATACGATTCTGGTGGTTATTCAATTAAACCAAAATTAGGTATGCAGACAATGAAATATGATATGTGTGGTTCGGCAAATGTAATCGGTATGATTGAAGCAGCACGTTTACTTAAATTAAAAATTAATATTGTTGGTGTTATCGTAGCTTCAGAAAATATGATAAATGGTGAAGCAATGAAACCAGACGATGTTTTCACGGCGTTAAGTGGAGAAACAGTTGAAGTGTTAAATACTGATGCAGAAGGAAGACTTGTTCTAGGTGATGCGGTCTTTTATGCAAATCAGTTTAAACCACAAGTTATATTAGATTTTGCTACTTTAACAGGTGCAGCAGTAGCAGCATTAGGTGAAGATAAAGCAGCCGTCTTTAAAAATAATGATAAAGCCCCGTTAGCAACAATTTTAGAGCATGCTAATGAAGCGGATGAAATGGTGTTTGAATTACCAATGACATCAACAGAGCAACGTTTAATACGACAAACAGATGTCGCTGATTTAGTAAACCATACAAATGGACATGGTAAAGCATTGTTTGCGGCAACATTTATTAGCCATTTTGCTGGTGATACACCTCATTTACATTTTGATATTGCAGGACCAGCTACAACTAATAAAGCTTCATACAATGGTCCTAAAGGTCCTACTGGTTATATGATCCCTACGATTGTTCAGTGGTTAAGAACTTTATAA
- a CDS encoding NAD(P)/FAD-dependent oxidoreductase, producing MAQNRKKVLVLGAGYAGLQTVTKLQKQISADEAEITLINKNDYHYEATWLHEASAGTISYEDLLYPVKSVINEDKVNFVKAEVTKIDRNAKKVETDAGIFDFDILVVGLGFESETFGIKGMKDHAFQIENVLTSRRLARHIEDKFANYAASKEKDDRDLAILVGGAGFTGIEFLGELTDRIPELCNKYGVEQSKVKITCVEAAPKMLPMFSDDLVNHAVNYLENKGVEFKIATPIVACNEKGFVVKVNDQEQQLEANTAVWAAGVRGSQLMEESFDGVKRGRIVNEQDLTIAGHDDIFVIGDCAAFIPAGEERPLPTTAQIAMQQGEHVAKNIKQILEGQPTQEFTYVDRGTVCSLGSNDGVGIVYGRDITGKKAAFMKKVIDTRAVFKLGGIGLAFKKGKF from the coding sequence ATGGCACAAAATCGTAAAAAAGTTCTAGTTTTAGGTGCTGGTTATGCTGGCTTACAAACTGTTACTAAATTGCAAAAACAAATTTCAGCTGACGAAGCGGAAATTACATTAATCAATAAAAATGATTACCACTATGAAGCGACTTGGTTACATGAAGCTTCAGCTGGTACAATTAGCTATGAAGACTTACTTTATCCAGTTAAGAGCGTTATTAACGAAGATAAAGTGAACTTTGTAAAAGCAGAAGTAACTAAAATTGACCGTAATGCTAAAAAAGTAGAAACTGACGCTGGTATTTTTGATTTCGATATTTTAGTTGTAGGTTTAGGTTTCGAAAGTGAAACTTTTGGTATCAAAGGTATGAAAGATCACGCTTTCCAAATCGAAAACGTATTAACTTCTCGTCGTTTAGCTCGTCATATTGAAGACAAATTTGCAAATTACGCAGCATCTAAAGAAAAAGATGACCGTGATTTAGCTATTTTAGTTGGTGGCGCTGGTTTCACTGGAATTGAATTCTTAGGTGAATTAACAGACCGTATTCCTGAATTATGTAATAAATATGGTGTTGAACAAAGCAAAGTAAAAATTACTTGTGTAGAAGCTGCACCTAAAATGTTACCTATGTTCTCAGACGACCTTGTTAACCATGCTGTTAACTACCTTGAAAATAAAGGTGTTGAGTTCAAAATTGCAACACCAATCGTAGCTTGTAACGAAAAAGGTTTCGTTGTTAAAGTTAACGATCAAGAACAACAATTAGAAGCAAATACAGCTGTATGGGCAGCTGGTGTACGTGGTAGTCAATTAATGGAAGAATCATTTGACGGCGTTAAACGTGGTAGAATTGTAAACGAACAAGACTTAACTATCGCTGGCCATGACGATATCTTCGTAATTGGTGACTGTGCAGCATTTATTCCTGCTGGTGAAGAACGTCCATTACCAACAACTGCTCAAATTGCTATGCAACAAGGTGAACACGTTGCTAAAAATATCAAACAAATTCTTGAAGGCCAACCAACACAAGAATTTACTTACGTAGACAGAGGTACAGTATGTTCATTAGGTTCTAATGACGGTGTCGGTATTGTCTATGGTAGAGATATTACTGGTAAAAAAGCTGCTTTCATGAAGAAAGTTATCGATACACGTGCGGTATTCAAATTAGGCGGTATCGGTCTTGCATTCAAAAAAGGTAAATTTTAA
- a CDS encoding HesB/IscA family protein → MAVINLTEAAAYEVKDMLKQNDMSDGYLKIKVNGGGCTGLTYGMSAEETKGDNDEVFEFYGLKVLVDKDDKAVLEGTTVDFKQSLMGGGFQIDNPNAIASCGCGSSFRTAKVAGSPEDC, encoded by the coding sequence ATGGCAGTTATAAATTTGACTGAAGCAGCAGCTTATGAAGTAAAAGACATGCTTAAACAAAATGATATGTCAGACGGTTATCTAAAGATTAAAGTTAACGGTGGCGGATGCACTGGCTTAACTTACGGTATGTCAGCGGAAGAAACAAAAGGTGACAACGATGAAGTATTTGAATTTTACGGTTTAAAAGTATTAGTTGATAAAGATGATAAAGCAGTATTAGAAGGAACGACAGTTGATTTTAAACAATCATTAATGGGTGGCGGTTTCCAAATTGATAACCCTAATGCGATAGCATCATGTGGTTGTGGTAGTTCATTTAGAACTGCTAAAGTCGCAGGCTCACCAGAAGATTGCTAA
- a CDS encoding YuzB family protein, which yields MNPIVEFCISNMAKGGDYVYNQLDNDPGVDVLEYGCLQNCGLCSSTLYALVNGDIVEGESPDDLLQKIYAHIEETWIF from the coding sequence ATGAATCCAATAGTAGAATTCTGCATTTCGAACATGGCGAAAGGTGGAGATTATGTATATAACCAACTTGATAATGATCCGGGTGTAGATGTTCTAGAATATGGGTGTCTTCAAAACTGTGGATTATGTTCAAGTACCTTGTATGCATTAGTAAATGGTGATATCGTTGAAGGTGAATCACCAGACGATTTATTACAAAAAATATATGCTCACATAGAAGAAACATGGATTTTTTAG
- a CDS encoding NAD(P)/FAD-dependent oxidoreductase: protein MKNLVLLGGGYGNMRIMSHILPNALPDNYSLTLIDRMPYHSLKPEFYELAAGTKSDKEVRMNFPNSERVNIVYGEINDINLEEQIVTAGQTKVDYDELVIGLGCEDKYHNVPGAEEYTHSIQTLSKSRETFHHISELPNGAKVGIVGAGLSGIELASELRESREDLDIYLYDRGERILSRFPEKLSNYIEKWFKKNNVNVVPNSDINKVEPGRIYNCDVPEDLDLIVWTAGIQPVEIVRNLPIDISKSGRVILNQYHQVPTYPNVYVVGDCAELPHAPSAQLAEFQGDQIADVMKLQWQDKQLPEKMPEIKIQGFLGSLGDKKGFAYIMDRTVTGRLASILKSGVLWMYKYHNG, encoded by the coding sequence ATGAAGAATTTAGTTTTATTAGGCGGCGGCTACGGCAACATGCGTATTATGTCTCATATTTTGCCAAATGCTTTACCAGATAATTATTCACTTACGTTAATCGATCGTATGCCATATCATAGTTTGAAACCTGAATTTTATGAACTGGCAGCTGGTACAAAATCTGATAAAGAAGTGCGTATGAACTTCCCAAATTCTGAACGAGTTAATATCGTTTACGGGGAAATCAACGACATTAATTTAGAGGAGCAAATCGTTACTGCTGGACAAACAAAAGTTGATTATGACGAATTGGTTATTGGCTTAGGCTGTGAAGATAAATATCACAATGTTCCTGGCGCAGAAGAATATACGCATAGTATTCAAACATTATCTAAATCTCGTGAAACGTTCCATCATATTAGCGAACTACCAAACGGTGCTAAAGTTGGTATCGTTGGCGCAGGTCTTAGTGGTATCGAATTAGCAAGTGAATTACGCGAAAGTCGTGAAGATTTAGACATTTATTTATATGATCGTGGTGAACGCATCTTATCTCGTTTCCCAGAAAAGTTAAGTAATTATATAGAAAAATGGTTTAAGAAAAACAATGTTAATGTCGTGCCAAATTCAGATATTAATAAAGTTGAACCTGGTCGTATTTATAACTGTGACGTGCCAGAAGACTTGGATTTAATCGTTTGGACAGCTGGTATTCAACCAGTCGAAATCGTAAGAAATTTACCTATCGATATAAGTAAAAGTGGTCGTGTTATTTTAAACCAATATCACCAAGTACCAACTTATCCTAACGTTTATGTAGTTGGCGATTGTGCTGAGCTACCTCACGCTCCAAGTGCACAATTGGCAGAATTCCAAGGTGACCAGATTGCTGATGTCATGAAATTACAATGGCAAGACAAACAATTACCTGAAAAAATGCCTGAAATCAAAATACAAGGCTTTCTAGGTTCATTAGGAGATAAAAAAGGATTTGCATATATTATGGACAGAACTGTAACTGGCCGTTTAGCTTCCATTTTAAAATCCGGTGTACTTTGGATGTATAAATATCATAATGGATAA
- a CDS encoding YuzD family protein yields the protein MNKVSVVVYGAENVCASCVNAPTSKNTYEWLKPLLARKYPNIQFEYTYIDIEKDDDNLSDHDQHFIEQIQEDELFYPLITMNDEYVADGYIQLKDITRFVNQVEEQ from the coding sequence TTGAACAAGGTGAGTGTCGTCGTGTATGGGGCGGAAAATGTTTGTGCGAGTTGTGTCAACGCACCAACTTCTAAAAACACGTATGAGTGGTTAAAACCATTATTAGCTAGAAAATACCCAAACATTCAATTTGAATACACATATATTGATATAGAAAAAGATGATGATAATTTATCAGATCATGACCAACATTTTATCGAACAAATTCAAGAAGATGAATTGTTTTATCCACTTATAACAATGAATGATGAATACGTGGCTGACGGTTATATTCAATTAAAAGATATAACACGATTTGTAAATCAAGTTGAAGAACAATAA
- a CDS encoding NifU family protein — protein MPTENATMFDQVAEVIERLRPFLLRDGGDCSLVDVEDGIVKLQLHGACGTCPSSTITLKAGIERALHEEVPGVIEVEQVF, from the coding sequence ATGCCAACTGAGAACGCAACTATGTTTGATCAAGTAGCTGAAGTCATAGAGAGATTACGTCCATTCCTACTACGTGACGGAGGAGATTGTTCCCTAGTAGATGTAGAGGATGGGATTGTGAAATTACAATTACACGGTGCATGTGGTACTTGTCCAAGTTCTACTATTACTTTAAAAGCTGGTATTGAACGTGCTTTACACGAAGAAGTACCAGGTGTTATCGAAGTAGAACAAGTATTCTAA
- the dltD gene encoding D-alanyl-lipoteichoic acid biosynthesis protein DltD, protein MKLKPYIPIMVSLALFGVFLLLPASWFTGLISNKAVADQRLSLNEQVLKGTLIQNKLFESNHYYPIYGSSELGKDDPFNPGIVMHKHKHVAQKPYLIGTGGSTDLINAVGLASQYNNLKGKKLAFIISPQWFTNRGLTNNNFNARISQTQIDKLFEQPHLSPELKQRYAKRLLHFKNVQNKSFLRQVAKNPDNISHSYVAPFKENQLLKIEAIKSAYPLASSPLEHVKPLNDNYESWKAMRKDAEVYGGEHTKSNKFGIRDKYWDLIKARKRKINRNYEFNKNSPEFTDLALLVDTMRAAGADVQYISIPANGKWYDHIGIDSERRQGVYKKINHTVTSRDGKLYDMTDKDYEPFVISDAVHIGWKGWVYINQRINHHMHEKPQNIKKERSA, encoded by the coding sequence ATGAAGTTAAAACCTTACATTCCTATAATGGTTAGCTTAGCATTATTCGGGGTTTTCCTATTATTACCAGCGAGTTGGTTTACGGGGTTAATCTCAAATAAGGCAGTAGCCGATCAAAGATTGTCACTGAATGAACAAGTGTTAAAAGGAACGCTCATTCAAAATAAATTATTCGAATCGAATCATTATTATCCTATCTATGGATCGAGTGAACTTGGTAAAGATGATCCGTTTAATCCTGGAATTGTAATGCATAAGCATAAACACGTTGCGCAAAAACCATATCTAATAGGTACTGGTGGTTCAACTGATTTAATAAATGCAGTTGGACTAGCATCTCAATATAATAATTTAAAAGGTAAGAAATTAGCTTTTATTATCTCGCCACAATGGTTTACAAACCGTGGATTAACAAACAATAATTTTAACGCTAGGATTTCTCAAACACAAATAGATAAATTGTTTGAACAACCTCACTTAAGTCCAGAACTTAAACAACGTTATGCTAAAAGGCTATTACATTTTAAAAATGTCCAAAACAAATCATTTTTAAGACAAGTAGCTAAAAATCCAGATAATATCAGTCATTCATATGTTGCTCCGTTCAAAGAAAACCAACTACTTAAAATAGAAGCAATTAAATCAGCTTATCCGTTAGCGTCATCACCACTCGAACACGTTAAACCTCTTAACGATAATTACGAATCGTGGAAGGCTATGAGGAAAGATGCAGAAGTATATGGTGGAGAACATACTAAATCTAATAAATTTGGTATTAGAGATAAATATTGGGATTTAATTAAAGCGCGTAAAAGAAAAATAAATAGAAATTATGAATTTAATAAAAACTCTCCAGAATTTACGGATTTAGCACTACTAGTAGATACAATGCGTGCGGCTGGCGCAGACGTACAATACATTAGCATTCCAGCTAATGGTAAATGGTACGATCATATTGGTATAGACTCAGAGCGTCGACAAGGTGTCTATAAAAAAATTAATCACACTGTCACATCACGTGATGGAAAATTATATGATATGACAGACAAAGATTACGAACCATTTGTAATTAGTGATGCCGTTCATATTGGTTGGAAAGGCTGGGTTTATATTAACCAACGCATCAATCATCATATGCATGAAAAACCACAAAATATTAAAAAAGAGCGCTCAGCATAA
- the dltC gene encoding D-alanine--poly(phosphoribitol) ligase subunit 2: MEFREQVLDLLADVSENNIVKEQPDIEIFEEGIIDSFKTVELLLEIQNKLDIEVSIMDFDRNEWATPNKIIAVLEQQK; this comes from the coding sequence ATGGAATTTAGAGAACAAGTTTTAGATTTATTAGCCGATGTGTCAGAAAATAACATCGTGAAAGAGCAACCAGATATAGAAATTTTTGAAGAAGGTATTATTGATTCGTTTAAAACTGTAGAACTCTTATTAGAGATTCAAAATAAATTAGATATTGAAGTTTCTATTATGGATTTCGACAGAAACGAATGGGCGACGCCAAATAAAATTATTGCAGTACTTGAACAACAAAAATGA